CTTCGTCGTCCACGTCAGGATTTTCGCCGCTGGCGGACTCGCAGAGGCCCTTAAGGACGAGAAGATTAAGGAGTACCTGAGCAAGAAGGACCTCTTCGTCTACACCGTCGGCTTCGACGAGGGCAAGGTCTACGTCAACAAGATAATCCTCGACGGCGAGGAGCTCAGGCTCGAGAAGCTCGCGGAGTACCAGGTTACCCTCGAGCACGCCGACCTGCTCAACCGCTCGCTGAAGGACAGGAGCGTTACCTTCGCCTGATTTCCCGGCTTTTTGTTCCCCATTTTTGTCCCATAAGGTCTTTAAACGCATAACGGTACTCTTCTCGGTGTTGCTATGAAGGTTAAGATAATCCTCGGAACGGGGAGAGAGGGCAGGGAAAGCGAGAGGGTTGCGAGGTATCTCCTCAGGAAAGCGAGAGAGCGCTTCGACGCCGAGCTCATAGACGTTCGAGACTACAAACTCTGCCACACCCACCGCTGGAAGGTCCCGCCCGAGGTCGAGGATTACCGGCGGAAGATGCTTGAGGCCGACGCCCTAATCATCGTCGCTCCCGAGTACAACGGCGGTTTTCCCGGGGAGCTGAAGGTTCTGCTGGATACGCTCTTCGAGGAGTACGAGGGGTTGCCAGTTGGAATCGCCACAGTTTCGAGCGTTACCGGCGGGGCGAGGCTTCTGCAGGAGTTAAAGCTCCTCGCGACGAACTACCGCATGCTACCCGTCTCGTGGGTGCTCTTCTACAACGTGGGCGAGCTCTTCGAGGGGGACGAGCTGAAGGACGAGAAGTACCGCGAGAGGGTTGAGAGGTTTTTCGAGAGGCTTGAAAAGTACGCAAAAGCTCTGAAGCCGATTAGGGACGAGGTCAGGAGGGAGCTGAGATGAGAATTTTTAGGGTTCCAAGGGAGCCCGGGGCGGGAGGAACGATAATCCTCGCCATAATTGGTGGCTTGCTCCTCAGCGGTGCCAGTTTGGTTGGCTGGGTAATAGGTATTGCCGTCGCTCTGTTAACGTTCTTCACCTTCGACTACGCCTTCGACTCCTACCGCGCGTGGAAGCTCCGGGATATGGCCGTCGCGCTGGGACTCAACGGTCTGGCGTATCTCCTTCCGGCTCTCTACTGGGGAACGGTCGATGAGCTCATCATTCCCCTCGCCATCGTTGGAGTTATCTTCGCCCTCCACTTCGCATTCTCCCGGGCAAAGGGCTGGAAAAACCCGGTAACGTATGCGCTCGGCAACCTACTGCCGGCAGTCCCGGCACTCTTCGCTCCGGCCGTGTCAGGTAAGCCCTTCACGGATAAGGTGCTCGTGTTCTGGTTCCTACTGGCTTACTACGAGGCCATTGGAGCCGCTTATGTGGAAACAAAGCTCGCCTTCAGGAAGTTCCCGCGGAAGTACCCGCTGATAGCTTGGCTTCCCGCTTTCATCGTGGTTCTCTACAACCCCTACCTGGCAATAGCCCTCATCGAGCCAACAATTAGACTCGTGAGGAACCTGAAGGACACCACTTACGTGGCCAGGATAGAGGACATCAAAAAGCTCGGCTGGAGCGTCTTCAGGAGCGTGATACTCCTCTACCTCCTAACGCTGGCGATACTCTACCTGACGTGATGGCTATGCCCTTCAATCCCGCCTTCGCGGACACTCTCGACAACCCCGAGCGCAGGAGGGCGCTTCCGGTAAAAGAGATACTGCGTTATCTACTGTCCCTGAAGATGGAGCGAAAGATTGCCGTTGATGTTGGAGCAGGGACCGGCTACCTCACCGTCCCGCTCTCGTGGGTCTTTGAGAGGGTTTACGCGGTCGAGGCTAACCCGACGATGGCGAAGTTACTGAAAGAGAACATCGAGGGTGGGGGCATCGCGAACGTTGAGATAATCCTCTCCGAGAAACCGCCCGAGCTTCCGAAGAGGCCGAACCTCGTTGCTTTTTCCCTCTCGCTCCACGAGGTCGGTGACTGGCGGGGCTATCTGAGATGGGCGTCGAGGGCGGACTACGTTCTCGTAATCGAGTGGTGTCCCGAGTCGGAGCGCGGTCCGCCGAGGGAGGAGAAGATTCCGCGGGAGGAGCTGATTGAGCTTGATGGCTTCGAGGTCGTTCTCTCGAGGGTGCGGTTTCCCTACTACCTTGTGATTCTGAGGCCAGTGCGAAGAGGTTAAATAAGTGCATCACGAATACACTTCGGTGGGAAAGATGGAGATAGTTATTCCCGATGACGTTCTCGTTTCCCTCAAGCTCCCGAAGAGCGAGGTTGAAAGGGAGCTGAAGCTTGAGTTAGCGCTGATTCTCTACTCAAGGGGCGCATTATCCCTTGGGAAAGCCGCCAAACTAGCCGGGCTTACGAAGAGGGAATTCATTGAGGAGCTTGCAAGGCGGAGAATCCCGAGGCACTACACTGAGAGAGAGCTTGAGGAGGATTTGGACTTTGCCCGTGGTTAGCAACTCCACTCCCCTCATTCACCTCGCCAAAATCGGCAGGCTCGACCTTTTGAGGGAGTTCTTTGGTGAAGTCATCATTCCAAAGGCTGTTTACAGGGAGTGCATCCTTGAGGGAAAAGGTTCGAGGGACGCGGAGCTCATTGAAAAGGCCGACTGGATAAAGGTTGTGGAAATAAAGGACGAGACCCTCAAGAAGTCGCTTATGCTCGAGCTTGATGAGGGGGAGAGCGAGGCAATTGTCCTCGCGCTTGAAACCAACGCCGAGCTTCTGCTTATCGACGACTACGATGGCAGGGAAGTTGCAAGGGCACTGGGGCTGAAGGTTACTGGAACGATTGGCGTTCTGCTGAGGGCGAAGTTCCAGGGGATAATTCCGAGTGTCAAAGAAGAGCTTGAGAAGCTGAAGGAAACCGGCTTCTGGCTGAGCGAAGGGCTTTACAAAAGAATTTTGGAAGAGGTCGGGGAGAGTTAGGTTTCCCTCGCCTTCTTCATGCCGATTTCGACGCCCTTGGCGATAGCTTCCTTCATCATGATTTCTTGGAGTTTGAGTTTTAGTTGTTCCCTCCCGTGCCTGAGCCACATTAGTACAATCCCTGTTGCTCCCCAAAATAGATATCCAATGATAGGGACAATCAATGTCATACCCAAAGAAAAGAGGCTCAATCCAAGCCCCATTGCTACTATGTATTTAAGGCTCCTGTTGAGAGCATCCTGAAGCTCATAATAATAAGGCTCGGGCTTCTTAATTATCTCACTTGGCCAGTCTACCCATTGTGCATAGAACATAGGAATTATAGCACTAATCATGAGGTAAACGGCCGTCGAGGAAATTGCCATTTCCCTCCTCCCTCCGGATACTTATAGATTTCCCTCCTCCCGGAGGGTATAATATCTGGGAGAAGGCCGTTCCGAAAACCAAAGCTCTCTACTCTCGCGTGAAAACCTTTTTATTCGGAAAACCGAACTAAAACCGGTGATAGTCATGGTGAAGGCCAGAGTTGAGAAGCTCTGCACCGACCCGGAGCTTTACATCATCAGGATTGACGATGATGAGATTAAGTACTTCGAGGCGACCTGGTACATCCCCGAGGGAATAACCTACAACGCCTACCTGATGAAGCTGAAGGACGCGGTTGTGCTCTTCGACACGACCAAAGCTGAATACGCAGACCTCTTCCTCGAGAAGCTGAAGGAACTCGTGAACCCGGAGGAGATAACGCACATCATCGTCCACCACACCGAGCCGGACCACAGCGGGGCACTGCCAAAGGTCCTCGAGGCCAATGGCTATAAAGCCCAGGTCATAGGAACGGCCTTCGCGAGGAACCTGCTCGAGGGCTTCTACGGAAAAGACGTCGGCAAGAACTTCAAGGTCGTCAAGGACGGCGAGGAAATGAGCATCGGCGGAAAGACCTTCCGCTTCATCACCGTCCCCTGGCTCCACTGGCCGGACACGATGATAACCTACGTCGTCGAGGACAGGCTGATATTCAGCTGCGACGCCGGTGGTGGCTACTCGATTCCAGAGACGATAGACGACAGCGACGAGGAGGTCGTTCAGCGCTATCTGCCTCACGTCACCAAGTACATCGTCACCGTCATTGGCCACTACCACAAGTACATCGTTCAGAACCTCAAGAAGCTCAAGAACCTTGGAATCGTCGAAGACGCCAAGATGATTCTGCCCGGACACGGGAT
The Thermococcus sp. 21S9 DNA segment above includes these coding regions:
- a CDS encoding NADPH-dependent FMN reductase, with the protein product MKVKIILGTGREGRESERVARYLLRKARERFDAELIDVRDYKLCHTHRWKVPPEVEDYRRKMLEADALIIVAPEYNGGFPGELKVLLDTLFEEYEGLPVGIATVSSVTGGARLLQELKLLATNYRMLPVSWVLFYNVGELFEGDELKDEKYRERVERFFERLEKYAKALKPIRDEVRRELR
- a CDS encoding methyltransferase domain-containing protein; amino-acid sequence: MAMPFNPAFADTLDNPERRRALPVKEILRYLLSLKMERKIAVDVGAGTGYLTVPLSWVFERVYAVEANPTMAKLLKENIEGGGIANVEIILSEKPPELPKRPNLVAFSLSLHEVGDWRGYLRWASRADYVLVIEWCPESERGPPREEKIPREELIELDGFEVVLSRVRFPYYLVILRPVRRG
- a CDS encoding UPF0175 family protein, translated to MEIVIPDDVLVSLKLPKSEVERELKLELALILYSRGALSLGKAAKLAGLTKREFIEELARRRIPRHYTERELEEDLDFARG
- a CDS encoding DUF3368 domain-containing protein yields the protein MVSNSTPLIHLAKIGRLDLLREFFGEVIIPKAVYRECILEGKGSRDAELIEKADWIKVVEIKDETLKKSLMLELDEGESEAIVLALETNAELLLIDDYDGREVARALGLKVTGTIGVLLRAKFQGIIPSVKEELEKLKETGFWLSEGLYKRILEEVGES
- a CDS encoding FprA family A-type flavoprotein, producing the protein MVKARVEKLCTDPELYIIRIDDDEIKYFEATWYIPEGITYNAYLMKLKDAVVLFDTTKAEYADLFLEKLKELVNPEEITHIIVHHTEPDHSGALPKVLEANGYKAQVIGTAFARNLLEGFYGKDVGKNFKVVKDGEEMSIGGKTFRFITVPWLHWPDTMITYVVEDRLIFSCDAGGGYSIPETIDDSDEEVVQRYLPHVTKYIVTVIGHYHKYIVQNLKKLKNLGIVEDAKMILPGHGIAWCHNPKRIFEFYERVGAGIPEKDKVLVVYDSMYGFVERRMEIVLDELKKLGKKPVVYRFTDREAPAVSDILGEVPSAEAIIIGASTFEAEIHPRIRYTLFEILDKANYEKPVLIVGAYGWGGVAGRKIETLITRSKFDHVATVESRGMPSEEDEAKLREAVRKLVEWAS